AAAGATGTAAGTAAAATGATGTCACTGGTGTCTAAAATTCTTTTGAAACAGCAGTTTCTCATTGAGCATGAATATGGTACACCGTTCACCATTTCCATGAACGTTCTGACGtccaattttcttaatttttcttcgTGACAGCCGGTGCAACAATTTACACTGCAATACAACTCACAACATATTATTCATGTGCCATATGTTCTTAGAGCTCATAAAATTATACTTGCCTGGTGATATTTAATGAACACAACGCTTTCTTTGTTGAATTATGTATCATGTTGGTTGTATGTGTTCTTCTGCTACTAAATCCATTTCTCATCCCTCCTTTTGAAAACTGTGTAGTTGATTGCAGACAAAATAAAACGGTGCAAGACAGACTCATTTGCAGGGTGAGTGCTGGTTATGTCGTTTAAAATTTTCTTGCAATgcaaagtttgtttcttttttcttgttaaagttGAGAAATCTATATTAAAACTTTCTGTTTCTTGCTGTTCTAACAGCCTTGAGTTTGATAATGCTGAGAGACCTGAATGCAAAAATCTCCTCTCAGTATATCAGATTGTTTCGGGCAAGACGAAAGAGGTATGGAAAAGGAGATAATGTCGTTTACTCTTAAAGAATTGGGTTACAGAGATGTTTTCATATGTCATTTATTCCCTTGGCCACAATAACTACTCACAGAGATAATCGGTGAACATATCTTTAATTGGTTGCACGAAGTGGAGGAATGCAAAGATTTGAGCTGGGGTACATTTAAGTCTCTCCTTGCATATGCTTTGATCGAACATCTTAGTCCAATCAAGGTCTGTGAAGCCAAAACCTTAAACCAATCCAATGTTTTCCTTTGAGTTTGCACCATTTTGTCTCATCAAACCGTAGAAAGAAAATTTGAGGTGTTTTTGCAGCTTCCATTAGTAAATGGTTAGAAGGGCATGTCTTATGCATAAGTTATGAAATATATGGTTTTGTATATGTTTCCGTGTCAGGCCCGCTATCAGGAGATAACAGCTGAACCAGAGTATTTGGACAAAATATTGTCAGAAGGTGCGGACAGAGCCACGGAGTTAGGGGATGTTACAATGTGCAATGTGTACCAAGCTATGGGTTTCTACCCAAGGAGGAGATAGTGCCAATTGATATTTGTGGTCGGCCGTTTTGAAGTAACAAGAAAAGAGCAAGTTACATTGCGAAATATTTGTTGATTCTTGAATTTTGATCATTGTTACTTTTTGCAATTACCATGATCTCTCAAAGTTTATCACACTTCCTATTGATCAACCTTTGCTCAAAAGTGAAACAGATTGGTGCACTCACTATATTTTTCCTCCCTCCTTAGTTAGTATGTAATTTTGCTTTTAGGCTTACAAAAAGCCTCCaccaattaaaattaattatgttaCATAATTTGTTACAGAATAAAACACCAAAGAATTTGTTCATCAGTCAAGTGACCAGTTCAATTATCTAAAGTATAGTCCCAATTACTTGCATAAACCAGAGAAAAGGCATATATCCAGATACAATTTGGTGAATAGGGTTGGGTCAAACACGTCCTTCATAAAAAGTCATTATAGATCCATAGATAAACATTCTTCTATATCTAACCTCATGCAGACTGAATTTCTTAACAACAAGCAGCAATTAGAAAGCAGGCGATAATTTTATGCATAGAGTCGTAAAAGATAAAcagcaaactaaattatacttactgcaaaacctatttttataaaaaagtatccAACAAAGCAACATaagtaaacaaaatcaaatacaaaaacatacataaagatgaatttacgtaaccaaaaaaataatatacacaacaaaatccGGAATACACTTTAATCTAACTACCGCGCGTAGTGCGAGTCAATTGctagtaatatataatattgattattttgggcaAAGTAAAATTTGTTGAGCGCCTAAACAAAAACTTTacaaatcataaattcaaacaAAAGCGTTAAAGGGCATGTCCATCCCACATAATTGGTGAATGTctgtaacaaaattaaaaaattcaagtTACAAAAAGTATTAGTATTTAATtgtgaatgattttaaaatagagaCATCttccaataaaaataatattaatttatgttttgatccTCATactattgttttaatttttcccCCTCCCATTAGTCATCCTTAAACATGGGTgtcttatataaattttattaaaattgtgttttaagTATATTTAATAATGTTATAAATGTTGGTATATAATGTATAcaatattaggaaaataaaactagaaactGTAGTTATAGtataatacattttattaaaaaaaaatatattacattataaaaacaattcaaacatatattacaataaaaaaacatagaataatAGAACCATATAAAAACATTATCAATAACTTAATTAACATCGGTTTATTTTGAGTTGTGccaaatttttgccaaataTGTTCAACCAAATCAGCTTTCAACCGTCAATGTATCTTTCTATCACGAACTTGATTCCAAGCGCTCATCACATTGTTCATATCGGCAATCCTTTCTGTAGAATATGTTAAATCGACATGTGAAGTCTCGCTTCCTTCTCCTTGATGGAATTCTGTGACATTGTACAGACTGTATCTATCTCGTTCATCTTCTACAATCATATTgtgcaatatgatacatgctctcatCATCTTTCCTATTTTTGCCTTATTCAAAAAAAGGGGGGGGATTTTTTACAattgcaaatcgagcttgcaaaACCCCGAAAGCACCTTCAACATCTTTCCGGGCAGCTTCTTGATAATGAGCAAATAATGATGCTTTCGGGTCTTGTGGAAGTGAAATTGATTGGATGAATTTTGCCCATTTCGGATATATACCATCAGTGAGGTAGTAAGCCATATTGTAATGTCGACCATTGACAAAGTAATCTACTCTTGGAGCTTGACCTTCTAATATGTCATCAAAAAGTGGTGAACGGTCAAGGACATTAATATCATTTAAAGTACCTGGAGGTCCAAAAAATGCATGCCAAATCCAAAGATCTTGCGAAGCCACAGCCTCTAAAACGATTGTAGGCTTTCCAGATCCACGAGAATATTGTCCTTTCCATGCTGTTGGGCAATTCTTCCattcccaatgcatacaatcaatGCTTCCTATCATGCCGGGAAATCCGCGTGCCTCTCCTTGATTGAGTAATCGTTGGAGATCCTCTGTCGTAGGTCTTCTTAGGTACGTACtctgaaacaaatatataattcccTCCACAAAATTTTCCAAGCATAGCCTTGCGGTGCTATCTGCGAGGCGGATGTATTCATCCACCGCATCTGCTGCACAGCCATATGCCAATAAACGAATGGCTGTTGTACACTTTTGTAATCCAAACAGTCCCAACCTTCCCgtagcatctttttttttgttggaaatatGGTACTTCATTGGATAGTGCATCAACAATAAGAATGAACAATGACTTGTTCATTCGAAAACGACGACGGAAACTAGCGTGAGAGTAAGTAGAATTTTcgctgaaataatcattccataaaTGAGTGTGCCCTTCCTCGCGGTCTCTTTCAATAAAAGCTCTTGGCGGCCTTGAACTAGTTGGCTGTTGATCATTGCCATAATCATCTAGTCAATTTTGAAATAGACTATCAAAGTATCCATCAAACATTTCACCGTACTCATCATCTAAATTTGGAGATGACATGTCATAGAAATATTTAATTCCCAGCAGAAAGATATTTTAtggtgtgaaaaaaaaaatgggagctAGCAAGAGAGATTTGGGAGAAAAGATGTgaaacttaaaagaaagaagtagACTGCATTGGGAGTTTTTACAAAATAGAGAAGCTGATTATGAACACTATATATACACGGTCATTCAACTACAAgttgggaaagaaaaaaaaacaaattagccACGGGTTGTCTTGTTCACGGggtacaaaaaaacaaaccacgGAGCTGACAGAAACACAGGTTAGCAAAAAACAAGCATATTGGAGTGTTGTCTTGTGCCGACTGCTCCCAATCACGGGTTGTCTTTCTGGATTTTATTGTTGTCATGTGCCGACTGCTCCCAATCAGGGGTTCGCtgcataacataacataaacaattAGAGATTCTTGTTCCATAACATAACAAGACATAACacaacataacataacataacataacataacataacataacataacataacataacataacataacaNNNNNNNNNNNNNNNNNNNNNNNNNNNNNNNNNNNNNNNNNNNNNNNNNNNNNNNNNNNNNNNNNNNNNNNNNNNNNNNNNNNNNNNNNNNNNNNNNNNNNNNNNNNNNNNNNNNNNNNNNNNNNNNNNNNNNNNNNNNNNNNNNNNNNNNNNNNNNNNNNNNNNNNNNNNNNNNNNNNNNNNNNNNNNNNNNNNNNNNNNNNNNNNNNNNNNNNNNNNNNNNNNNNNNNNNNNNNNNNNNNNNNNNNNNNNNNNNNNNNNNNNNNNNNNNNNNNNNNNNNNNNNNNNNNNNNNNNNNNNNNNNNNNNNNNNNNNNNNNNNNNNNNNNNNNNNNNNNNNNNNNNNNNNNNNNNNNNNNNNNNNNNNNNNNNNNNNNNNNNNNNNNNNNNNNNNNNNNNNNNNNNNNNNNNNNNNNNNNNNNNNNNNNNNNNNNNNNNNNNNNNNNNNNNNNNNNNNNNNNNNNNNNNNNNNNNNNNNNNNNNNNNNNNNNNNNNNNNNNNNNNNNNNNNNNNNNNNNNNNNNNNNNNNNNNNNNNNNNNNNNNNNNNNNNNNNNNNNNNNNNNNNNNNNNNNNNNNNNNNNNNNNNNNNNNNNNNNNNNNNNNNNNNNNNNNNNNNNNNNNNNNNNNNNNNNNNNNNNNNNNNNNNNNNNNNNNNNNNNNNNNNNNNNNNNNNNNNNNNNNNNNNNNNNNNNNNNNNNNNNNNNNNNNNNNNNNNNNNNNNNNNNNNNNNNNNNNNNNNNNNNNNNNNNNNNNNNNNNNNNNNNNNNNNNNNNNNNNNNNNNNNNNNNNNNNNNNNNNNNNNNNNNNNNNNNNNNNNNNNNNNNNNNNNNNNNNNNNNNNNNNNNNNNNNNNNNNNNNNNNNNNNNNNNNNNNNNNNNNNNNNNNNNNNNNNNNNNNNNNNNNNNNNNNNNNNNNNNNNNNNNNNNNNNNNNNNNNNNNNNNNNNNNNNNNNNNNNNNNNNNNNNNNNNNNNNNNNNNNNNNNNNNNNNNNNNNNNNNNNNNNNNNNNNNNNNNNNNNNNNNNNNNNNNNNNNNNNNNNNNNNNNNNNNNNNNNNNNNNNNNNNNNNNNNNNNNNNNNNNNNNNNNNNNNNNNNNNNNNNNNNNNNNNNNNNNNNNNNNNNNNNNNNNNNNNNNNNNNNNNNNNNNNNNNNNNNNNNNNNNNNNNNNNNNNNNNNNNNNNNNNNNNNNNNNNNNNNNNNNNNNNNNNNNNNNNNNNNNNNNNNNNNNNNNNNNNNNNNNNNNNNNNNNNNNNNNNNNNNNNNNNNNNNNNNNNNNNNNNNNNNNNNNNNNNNNNNNNNNNNNNNNNNNNNNNNNNNNNNNNNNNNNNNNNNNNNNNNNNNNNNNNNNNNNNNNNNNNNNNNNNNNNNNNNNNNNNNNNNNNNNNNNNNNNNNNNNNNNNNNNNNNNNNNNNNNNNNNNNNNNNNNNNNNNNNNNNNNNNNNNNNNNNNNNNNNNNNNNNNNNNNNNNNNNNNNNNNNNNNNNNNNNNNNNNNNNNNNNNNNNNNNNNNNNNNNNNNNNNNNNNNNNNNNNNNNNNNNNNNNNNNNNNNNNNNNNNNNNNNNNNNNNNNNNNNNNNNNNNNNNNNNNNNNNNNNNNNNNNNNNNNNNNNNNNNNNNNNNNNNNNNNNNNNNNNNNNNNNNNNNNNNNNNNNNNNNNNNNNNNNNNNNNNNNNNNNNNNNNNNNNNNNNNNNNNNNNNNNNNNNNNNNNNNNNNNNNNNNNNNNNNNNNNNNNNNNN
The Camelina sativa cultivar DH55 chromosome 15, Cs, whole genome shotgun sequence DNA segment above includes these coding regions:
- the LOC104748935 gene encoding uncharacterized protein LOC104748935; this translates as MIGSIDCMHWEWKNCPTAWKGQYSRGSGKPTIVLEAVASQDLWIWHAFFGPPGTLNDINVLDRSPLFDDILEGQAPRVDYFVNGRHYNMAYYLTDGIYPKWAKFIQSISLPQDPKASLFAHYQEAARKDVEGAFGVLQARFAIKMNEIDTVCTMSQNSIKEKEARLHMSI
- the LOC104747899 gene encoding tryptophan--tRNA ligase, chloroplastic/mitochondrial-like, with the translated sequence MGQIPEPLIPQAGARVMSLTDGLSKMSKSAPSDQSRINLLDSKDLIADKIKRCKTDSFAGLEFDNAERPECKNLLSVYQIVSGKTKEIIGEHIFNWLHEVEECKDLSWGTFKSLLAYALIEHLSPIKARYQEITAEPEYLDKILSEGADRATELGDVTMCNVYQAMGFYPRRR